The DNA sequence GATGCCGGACGTCACCCTGCCTCATATCGACTGGAAAAGAACAGCGGCTGCGGAATAACGACAGCATCTGCGGAGATATGTCGAACGCATGCTGCTTTATCTCCGAGCTGCCTTCACGCGCTGCTTTGTCGGCGATCGCTTTGCTCAGAAGGCCGAATCCACATCCCGCATCCAATATCTTTTCGCCATCACGCACATCGATCTTTCGGAAAACGAAGCTCCTCATTCCCTGCGGATACAGAAAACAATTCACGAAGATCCTGTACCGAAGACTGGTCGATTCGTCATAGACAATTTCGGCCATGTTCATCTCGGGAAAAAACTCCGGGACACAACCAATTTTGGATTTTGGATTCTGGATTGAAGGCTTAATAAGTAACTGGCTCTTCCCCCATGATCATTGGGCTTAAGTTGTGACATCTGCAAAAAAAGGGGACATAAATTCAAGATTTCGAAAGTGAATAGTACGGGGAACCATAATAGTCAAAGCGGTCCCGCTTACGGCTTCTCAGCCCGAACCTTTACGCTGACCACTGCACTGGCGACTTTCTGGACGTCCTCGAATGAGGCGCCCAGCGCATCGACCATGGCCTTTACAGTGGGGTCTCCAAGAAGGAGGTCGGCTCCGAAACCCGCCTCGCCCACAACCGAAACGTCCTTGAATCCGGCATCCCGTATCGCCTGCAGATAGTCCTCCTTCAACGAGGCGCCCGCCACACACCCGACGTACGCGTCGATCGATTCCTTCACAAAATCCGGAAGCTCCTCGAGCAGAACGATGTCCGATACCATCAGGCGGCCGCCGGGCTTGAGCACCCTGAAGGTCTCGCTGAACACCTGCGGCTTGTTCGGGGAAAGGTTGATGACGCAATTGGAGATAATCACGTCCACCGCGTTGTCCGCCACCGGCAGGTGCTCGATCTCGCCCAACCTGAACTCGACGTTGCCGAAGTTGTCTTCTGCTGCGTTCTTTCGCGCCTTGTCGAGCATCTCCGGAGTCATGTCCACTCCAATGACCTTTCCGGCGGAACCGACCTTTTTCGCTGCGAGAAAGCAGTCGAATCCCGCGCCCGAACCGAGATCAAGGACAACGTCCCCCTCCTTGAGAGAGGCCAGCGCAACCGGATTCCCGCAGCCGAGACCCAAATTTGCCCCTTCAGGGACCGACGAAAGGTCCTCGTCTGTATACCCGATCGCCTTGCTCACAACTTCGGCCTTGCTCGCGCTTCCGCAGCACGAGGCGGCGGGCGCACAGCAGGAACCGGAACTTTCTTTCACTCTTCCTGCATAGCGATCCCGCACCGTTTTTCGAATTTCTTCTTCTTTCATTTTGCGCTCCTCTCATTCCTGCATGATTTCGTTCATCATCGGGCCGAGCATACCTTTCACCGTATCCGCGAATGAGTCGGCCTTCACCAAAGCAATACAGCAGACAGAGCCTTCATTTTCGAAAGCGACCACAGCCAACTTGTCGCCGGGGTGTATGTGGGCCCGCTCGCGCAAGTCTTTCGGAAGCACGATCTGGCCGCGCGCATCGATCGGGATGAGCGCCTCGACTTTGCAGCACGCGGCGTTTCGTTCTGCCGCCTGGGGTCCGCAGCATCCTTGCGCCAGTTTCCGTTTCACCTGACCACCTCCCGTTTTAGCTAAATCAGTGCAATCAGTACATTCTGATTAATCAGAATTATACCACCCCCACCGCCGCCTGTCAAGAGGGCGTTCGCTTTTTTCCCAAACTTCGGCGTTTTATCCTGCATACGGGTGGGGCTTTTTCGGTCTGGGCACCCCCCAAGGCACGCGTCCCTTGCTCTCGCCGGCCATCCTGCATCTGGTTTACGGCCTCGGATTAGGTATCTTTCTGAATATTCTCTCAAAATTCTGAAGCGTCTGAGATCAGCGAGGGGGAGAAGAGGAGGGGCATGCGCCCACGTACTATGTCCCCAATTGAAGTCTTTTGCTGCAGCTGATACCATAGCATTATGTCCGCGGAAACAAGAAAAGCTGGCAGTCGAAAAGTTGATGCTGTGATCTTCGATTTGGATGGCCTTATTCTCGACACCGAGCGAATCGCGAAGCGGTTTTGGTTGATGGCTTTCAAGGAGTTCGGCGTCGTTCTGACTGATGAGCAATATCTTGGAATAGTCGGACGAAATGTGCGGGATTCAAATATGGTCCTTAGAAATCTGCTCGGAGATGATTTTCCAGTAGAAGAATGCAGGGCCCGAATGAGGGAGACCTATTATGAGGATATCGCTCGAAATGGATTGCCTGTGAAGCCGGGAGTTCATGAGTTGGTGGATTTTCTGAAAATGAAGTCGTTAAGATATGCAGTTGCGACCTCAACCGCGCGTGATATCACCATGAGAAAACTGGAGCTGACTAACCTTGTTTCGAGCTTCGAGACAGTCGTTGCCGGAGACGAAGTCTCACATGGAAAACCTCATCCCGAAATTTTCCTGAAAGCAGCAGCATTGCTCGATGCTCAGCCGCGAGCAGTCGTCGTCCTGGAGGATTCCTTTTCCGGCATCCGCGCCGCTAAAGCGGCGGGAATGATACCGATCATGGTACCGGACCTCGCCCAACCGACCGAGGAGATACAGTCGCTTGCATATGCGGTAGTCTCTACACTTAGCGAGGCCAAAGAGATAATTGAAGAGATCCTCGGCCGCACCACCAAAGACTATTCTCATGGCCCCAATACCTGATATCCTGATATCCTGATATTCGGCATATAATCCCTTGGAATCGGGAAATTCGAAATGTCAATCTATCTTGATTTTTCCGCAGTGCTGGGATAGGCTGAGATACATTCGATGGAAATCTCAGCAAATCCTTTGCATCAATAGCGGAGCAGGAGAAAGCGATATGGGCACCCGGTCAAAATCTGAACCGAATGGGAATATAGCTCAAATCATCGCCAGTGTACAGGAATGGGTACGGCATCATCCTGCCGGAGAGGGAGCCGCAAGGCTCGAGCAGTGGCTGGCCCAAAGGGAAAGGAAAGAAGAAGCAGAGCCGCTGATTGACGTCTTTGCCTGGATCGGCCAAACTCCCGCCTTGCGCCCGCTTGGACTTTCCCTATTGGACACTTTTCATCGGATGACTCTCTGCGAGATCATGCAGATTGCCGGGCGCCGCATGGTTTTCCCCTTGATAGGAGTGGTGGCGGCGCGGCTGAATAATACCAGGCTCAAAGATAATCTTCTCAATGCCGATGTCGCCCTGCAGTCGCTTTCATATGCCACCAAACTGCTCGAGACGGAATTCGCTTTCTGCAGTATGCCCGACACCTCGGCTTTTGCCGAAAGCTACGGGTGCACAGTGAAGATGCCCGAGGATGGATCGGCCCTGATCACCAAACACGTGATCGACAATCTTGAAGATTTAAAGCGGATTGAGAAATCCGGACCCGTTCAACTCGGCCGGATGGGCAGCACCTTTCATCTCATCACGGAAATGGTAAGCCGGTTTACGCTGATCCGCGGAGCTCTCGATGGCGGACCTTTTTCACTTGCGGCGATACTGGGCGGAGTCGAATCAGTCTCGCGGAAAATCATTCGTGAACCCGCCTTTGTCGAAAGGCTCGTGCAATTCTGCACAAATGTCTCCATCATGTTTGCGCAATCGATGGTTTCTGCGGGAGTGGACGCCATAATCCTCGGGGACCCGACAGCCGGGCTTCTCTCGCCGAAACAGTACGAAAAATTTGCCGGCCCGTATGTGAAGCAGGTGGTTGACTCGGTTGAGGTGCCCGTCATCCTTCACGTCTGTGGAAAGACGTCGCACATCATCGAGCAGATGTGCGCGACCGGCGTGCAGGGCATCAGCCTGGACACGCCTGTGGATTTTCCTGCCATTGTCTCCCGCGTGCCAAAGGATGTCGCTATCATCGGCAACCTGGATCCGGTGGGAACAGTGCTTAATGGGACTCCGGAACAGGCGGCAGCCGCCACGAAGCAACTGCTGGATTCGATGCGCGATGTTCCCAATTACATGTTTTCCACCGGATGCGAACTGCCGCTGGAAACGCCGCTCGAAAATATTCAGGCAATGATTGCAGCGGTTAAAGCTGAACGCAGATAAATCGCTCAATGTCGATTCCAATGCCTTTGTGCTGTCACCACTTGAGCCAAAGCTGGAAAGAAGCAGAGCTTATATCGATTACAGAGGATCTGAGCCGCGACTCCGCTTCGAGACAGAGATCACTGTAATTCAAAACCGCCGCGCCCTTCTGTAACCCCGAGGCGACTGAGTTCTCCAAGCACAGACGCAGCTGGTCCAACCGGCTCACCGCCGGGCGAGCCCTTTCGAGGAGATGAGGACGATGAATGAGACAAACGTGTATCAGGAACTTGCCGAAAGAATCATGATGGGTCATTCCGACGACGTCAAGCAACTGTTCAGGATGGTCGCCGACGAAGAGGAGGCAAGACTGCTGCTGGCGTTGCCGGCGACGCCGTCCGAACTAGCCGAGGCCACAGGCCGGCCACAGGATGAAGTGCAGAAGTCTCTGGACGCGCTGTTTCAGCGGGGACTGGCGATCGTGTCGAGCGGCTCGGGCAAATATCGGATGTGCAGGGACGTAATCCAATTTCATGATGCCACCGCGCTGTGGCCGAAAGCGTCGAAGGAATTTCTCGACTTATGGAAAAAGTGGACGGAAAAGGAATGGGCGTCGACCGCCAAGATGTTCGAAGGATTTCTTTCGCATCCTCCGCAGAGGATCGTGCCCGTTGACGCCGCAATCGAAGACAGGACCGCGATTCTGCATTATGAGAATGTTAAGGAGATCATCGAGGCGGCCCGAAGAATCGCGGTGACCAGGTGCGCGTGCCGCGTGGTCGACGGCAAATGCCGGAAGCCGCTCGAGGTGTGCGTTCAGATAAACCGGGGCGCCGACTACGCGATTGCCCGGGGAACGGGAAGAGAGATCGAAAAGGCCGAGGCTTTGGAGATCATGCGAACGGCCGAGGAGGCCGGCCTCGTCCATGTGACGATGAACAGCGAGCACACCGACCACTATATATGCAATTGCTGTCCGGACTGCTGCATCGGACTGCAGGCGCTCCTCTCGAAAGAGGGCGCGAAATTCGTCTCGCCGTCAAGATTCCAGGCGGTCGTCGATGAGGAATCGTGTATCGGCTGCGAATCCTGCATCGACCGCTGTTATTTCGGCGCCCTCACGCTGGAGGAGAAGGGGGGCGAGACAAAGGCGGCCGTGGACAGCGAGAAATGCGCGGGCTGCGGCCTCTGCGCGGTCGTGTGCCCCTCCGACGCAATACGGTTTCACGAGGTCCGCCCGCCCGATTTCATCCCGGCATCTTGAGTCCGGGCTGGTGATGCGGGCTACTCTTTTGTTCCACCGCGAATTTTCGCGAGAAAATCGAGCACTATCCGGTTAAATTGCGTCGGCGCCTCGATTGCGGCCGCGTGGCCGGTGGGCAACAGATGCAGTTCCGCTTTCTCGATGGCTTTGTTCATCGATTCCGCAACACTCACGTCCATCAATCCGTCATGCTCGCCCGCGATAATCAGCACCGGACACCTGAGCCGGTTCAATTCGACGGGGCTGTCAATCGCGCCGACAATCGCCTGCATGATCGCGTAATATTCCGATGGATTGTTCTGCAGTTTTACGCTCTTGTATCTCTGAAACGCCGGCGGGTTCCTCTGTCCAAAATCCGGCGAGAAAGAGGCGCTTGTCATGATCTCGGAAATGAGATCGTTGTCGCCCTGCTGGAGAATCCCGGCCATCATGCTTCGCCGTTCTTCCATGTCGGGACTCGGCGCCGCGCCAATGCCGCTGTTGGCGAATATCAGGCCCTCGGTCATCTCCGGGTGCTTCAGCGCGAATTCCAGCGCGATGCGCCCGCCCATCGAATACCCCAGCACGCACGCGGATTCGATCTGAAGGGCGCGGAGCAACTCATACAGATCGTCCGCAAAGAGACTCATCGAGTACGGCTGCTTCCCTGCTTCAGTTCGGCCGAATCCCCTGACATCGTACGTGAGAACGCGGTATCGCTTCGAGAATTCCGGCGCCTGGTTGTACCACATGTTAAGATTGTCGCTGAACCCGTGAATCAGGACGATCCAACCGCCTGAACCGGACAACTCGTAATTCATTTTGATTCCATTGGCGGATATCCTCATCGCGACCTCCTTGCAGACTGACATAACGACATTATATCATTTTGATCCGCCGGAATCGTACGGGAAATCACGAGCTGACGCCGGATTGATTTTCTGGAAAATTGTCGTCGATGGTTTCTTCATCACCTCCAGTCAATACGTCTGCCTCGACGCCTAGGCGGCTTTCTGCCTTCTGCGAAAAATTATCTTTTCGCCCGGTCCTCTTGTTCTTCCCACCACTCCTCCGAATCCCGCAGCGGCGCCGGTGAGAACGAGCATTATGAACGACGCTAATGCGGCTCTGCTGATCCCGCCGGCTACATTTTCGGCTGCCTGACGCATCTGGGGCTCCGCTTCCTGAAGCGTAGTTTCAGTACGCCTGACAAAGTCTTCGGCTTCCTGTCTGGACATACCGGTGTTTTGCTCAAGAAGAGCGACCACTCTTTCGCGCTCCTGCTGCGTTGCGCCGCCTCGCGCCATATCTCCAACTGCCGAATACAGATTTCTCGCGAATTGCTGGTTCTCCTGGGCTCCCACGATTTCCTGAATCTCCCCGGAAACGTCCGCCGGCAGCAATGCGGTAACAGCCTGACCAGAACCGGAGAGCACGCTTCCGATCATGCCGAATCCGCCCCCGATAATGGCGCCTACCGCGCTGGTGATGAAGTACGCCGAGAGCAGTATCACCAATCCCCAGGTGATAATGCCATGAAGCGCGGCGTCAAAAATGCGCTGGAGACCCGCCAACCTGCCGGCAACCCAGCCGCCGGCAAAGAGCGCTATGATACTACTGACGATCCACCAGATAGCGCTGCCAATGCCCAGGCCGCCGAATGGATTCTGCTCTGATGCGGGATCAATTGTCGCAAAGCCTATCGCCAGCCCCAGCGTAATCAGCGTCAACTGGACAACCACGGCGACTACGGCGCCCGCAAATATGGCTCCCCACGAAATGCGACTCAGTATACCAACGGGTACGCCTCGAATGTCCTCTTTCATGAAAAACGACCTCCTTCTTGGACATCTACACAGCCTGTTCGGCTGCAGTAAGACCAGTATAAAACTAGTTACCTCACAATAAAAATGTAACACCCTTTTCGATTGTTTGCAAACGGCAGCAAGGGCGCATGACCGGGAAAGACAGGTCGCGCTCGGGATTGTCCCCCGTGCGGAAGGGACTGGCTCCATTTACGGAATTCACGCTTTTGTGAATTCGTGGAATGGCCCCTTTCCCCGGAGCAGGAGCCAGTCGCTCAACCGTCGGGCATTCTCTTCCCCTCTTTGTGGTATAATTTTTATTCACTACCGAGTCAAGATGAAAAGACGAACGTTCTTCATGAACCACAGGACATGTATCGTTGCAGAAGGAGGAGGGCTGCGGTCGAGTTACGTGGTTGGAGTGATCAAAGCGCTCATAGAAAACTTTCACATAACGTCCGTCGACATAGCCGTAGCCACCTCGGGCAGCGCCGGAACGCTCACCTACTATGTCACGCGACAGTTCGACTCTATCATAAACATTTGGACGAATTTACTCTCCACGTGGAAATTCCTGAGCTTCAGAAATATCTTTCTCGGGAACCCTCTCTTGAACATCGATTACCTGATCGACGTCGTTTTCAAGCAGCAGGATAGATTGAATGTCGAAGCGTTAAAATCCCAGGTGACCGAACTATTCATCCCGGTCACAAATTACCGAACAGGCGAGGCGGAATACTTCTCGAACCATGACGATGTGGATTTTTTCGAAGTCTTGAGAGCCACCAAAGCAGCAGAGATTTCCTATGGAAGACCGGTGAGGATCGCCGGACAGGATTACGTCGACGGCGCTCTCTCAGTACCTATAGGAATCAAAAAAGCCCTTGATGCGGGAGCCACCGACATGATCGTGATCTCACCGAACCCCAAGGGATTCATACGATCGCGCTCTTTCCTGGAGCGTTTAGCGACAGGGTTGTTTGCCCGAAACTTCCCGAAGGGTTTAAGGCAGACGATTGAAAGGCTGCCTGAGACATATAATGGCATCCTGGACATTATCAAGCGAGAAATGAAGATACAAGAGCGGAATATTGTCCTTATCCAACCTGAATCCAGGATATCAGCGGGCACACTCGACAATTCGAGAGAAAACTTGATGATCACTATCAGCCAAGGTTATTGCGACGCGTGCCATTGTGAGGAATTGAATTCATTCGGCAGATGATCTGCGGACGACGAGCTTTTTTTCTCTGCCGAAAAATCAGCCAAGACCAGCAGACACCTGGCCTGCGGTTTCCAAATTAATCTGCGGATCAAGCTCCTTCATATCGTCCCCGCAGAACCCCCACTTCTCAGTCCCTGCGCGATTGCCCGGCAAACGGCCGCAGTTTCTTCATCATGCTCATAGTTGTTGTCGGCGAAGTGGGGGTCCACGCTGGTCTTGACAATGACGAGATTATCTTTTGGCGATACATAGATATATTGACCCCACACGCCGATCGCCATGAATTCGCCGTCCGAATGCTCCGGAATCCACCACTGGTATTGATAGCCGAAATTGCCGAAGGAAATCTCGTAACTTTCCGGCTTCGGCCCCGGCTGCAGGTTCGGGTCATCCGGCGTGACCGACTCCCGCACCCACTTCTCGGAAACGATCTGGCTCCCATTCCAGTTTCCGTTATGCAAATAGAGACGCCCGAATCTGGCATAATCCCGCACCGTTGCGTTCAGGAAGGCGAACGAAAGCTCGGTCCCGCTCAGGTCGGTGCACCAGAAGGCGTCATGTTCCATGCCGATCTTGCTCCAGATTTTTTCTTCGAGGTATGTCGATACTGATTTGCCGGTCACCGCCGAAATCAGCATCCCCAGCGCTTGCGTGTCGCAGCTTCGGTAGTAGCTGGTCGTCCCTGAGGGAAACTCGGGCCTGATCTTCGCCATGTAATCGTCTATCGGCTGTCCCAGCCCGAAGATTTTGAGGAACATGGTGTTGATATCGGAAGATTGATTATCGTACTCCTCGTTGAATTTTACGCCGGACGACATCTGCAGGACGTGCTTGATCGGCACTCCCTCATAACCGGAACCTTTCAGCTTCGGAACATAATCCGTTATCGCCTTCTCGACGCCGGCTATCAAGCCATCATCAATGGCGATCCCCACCAGTGCGGAGACAAAAGATTTCGCCACCGACATCGACGTACACAGCGAGTCTTTGGAAACACCATGGAAATATCGTTCTGTAACGATGATGTCGTCCTTCACCACCAGGAGTCCCGTCGTGATGGTTTCCGCCAGGAAATCATCAACCTTTTTGGACTCGCCATTGAATATATAGAACGGATTCAGCTCCGTTTCGTTCCGCTGAAACTGGAATGCCGGCCCCGCATGATGAATCGTTCGGGCGGGCATGATCCGATCCATGCGGTGGAAGTTTTCGATGCGCTTGTCCTCGTCAAAGAATGTGTAGACATTCCACATGCGCTGAAGGTTTTCGCGTTTGGAGACGCCGAAGCCAATGAGGCCAAGCATCAGGATCGCAGCGATGAGAAGAATTTTCGGCAAAGCGGAGAGATTCTTCTTTTCGTTCAAGTTCCTGCGCCTCCCCTTTTTTGTAACATTCCAAAGAAAATCCGGCGACAAGTATATCATTATTGGCAGTTGCAAAGATATCGGGGGGAACAATCGGGGGAATAAGACGGAAGAGTGCACGGGCTGCCGGCAGGCAACCACGGCGGGGATCAGCTTTTCAAAAATCAGTGTGTATACTATCAGGCATCGGGCGAGGCGAGGCCGGTTATCTTCCAGCCGTGCGTCCGCTTCTCCAAAACGAGGCGCTTGTACAGCTTGTTGCCGCACTGGATCCAGGGACGGATCATGATGACGGCCGAAGTTTCCTTGATATCCTTCCCGATAATCTCATAGGATTTGCCGGTATTTTCGCCGACAAAGATATCCTCGGACAGTAACTGGGCGTGGACCGATTCAAGTTCCCTCTTCCGGCGCCAGTTGGCTTGCGCATAATCCCTTCGGGTGACGCCGGTCGAGTCCATCTGCGACACAAACGTCCTGATGTCGACGTGTCTCAGAAAATCATCTTTGATACCGGCCGAAAGAGCCCCCAGCGCCGCCGCTGCAACCTCGTCAGGCGGACGATTCGATGAGAGCGGTTTCAGCCTCAGAAAGACGATGGCGACAGCCATCAGCACCAGAAAAGCCGCGCCCAAAAGGACAGGAAACTTTACTGCAGACACCTTGGCGGGTTTTTTGGCCTTCTTCGAAGGCGGTTTTCTCGCCTCCTTTTTCTCAGGCCATTTCACTTCAATACCCATCCTGCACCCTTTCCCCATTCGTTGCAGATGGCTTTAAAGTGACGTTACTCTATCCTGAAAAAGAGAGGAATGTCAAGTCAAGCTGTCGCTCTGCAAAGATTTTCCCTGCACAAGATAATTGCGCATAATGGAAGGTGAACGAAGGGGATGTCGCCCATGAAAAAGGTTCCTCCCCCCGTGTTCCAGTGCCGGGAAGCGTGGGGGGGCAATAAAAAAATAGAACAGGATATCGAAATCGGCGACCTGAGGGGTTTTCTCCTGAGCAGGCCATATAACGCCTCCGAGGGGGGAGACCTCCATTTCCTCTCTTTCTGCGAGGAAGAGAACATTTCGAAAATAGTCATAGCGGACGTCTCCGGACATGGAGATATCGTATCGCGCGCGGCATCGGCGATAAAGGGACTGCTCCAGAAATACATTGACGAACTTGATAACAGCAGGCTCCTGGAATCCATCAATCGATCGGTCCGCCGCAGGCTTTTCAACGGAAAATTCGTTACGATGGTCGCCGCCACCTATCGCGGAATCAATAAGGAACTCATTTATGCATATGCAGGACATCCCACCCTCCTCCAGTACCAGAAGGCAGAGCGGAATTGGCAAGTGCTGCATGCCCCCGAAAACGGGGGGATGCCTCTCGGGATCATCGGCAACGCTGGATACTTTCAGATCGAAACCCGGCTGAATTCGGGCGACCTTCTCCTTTTTTACACGGATGGGCTTCTGAACGTCAAAATCAACTCCACCATCCAGATCTCGATCGAGGAGCTGCTCTCCTTCTGCCGAAGCCTGAACGCCGACCGTCTCCGGCCTCGGGAAATCTCCGAATCGCTCATCAAACAGATAACCCGCTCTTCCTCGGCCGGATTCACCGACGACGTAACGCTTCTTGTTCTCGAAGCGGCCTGATCCGCCAATTCGCCGAGGGTTCTTCCCGGCCCCGGGATTGCCCCAGCACCCTTCGCCCTCCCTTGACCAGTTTCGGTCTCTATGGTACGCTGAATTTGAAAATCCATTATGGAACTGGATGAGTGAATGCATTAAAGAATGAAGCTTCCTCTTCTCAAAAAGAAATTGGATGGCTTGCAGAGCACCTATAATAAGGAATATCTTTCCTCCGATCCGATCTGGTTCGTTCATCGGTACCGCGATCCTGTCGATCGGGAAGTGGTTGGCCTGATCTGCAGTTCATTGGCCTATGGGAACGTGAAGATGATTCAACGCAATCTCGAGCGCCTTCTGGCAATACTTGGGACGAGGCCCGCCCGCTATGTGCGCGGCTTCAGCCCCATTGACCGCTCCAGCTTCTCCGGTTTTACTCACAGATTTAATACGGCGGATGACATCGTTCTTCTTCTGTGGTATATCCAGCAAATGCTCGAGATCGGTGGCTCGATCGGCGGGTTCTTCAATGCCGGCTGTCGAAACGGCCAAGACATCCGGCAGTCGCTTTCACATTTTGTCGAGCGGGTGCTCACGCTCGATTGTTCGCCGGTTCATCCCGACGGTATCTTGCCCGACGGTGCGGGAGTCCGCTTCTTTTTTCCTTCGCCTGCCGGCGGCAGCGCCTGCAAACGGCTGAACCTGTACCTTCGCTGGATGGTCCGGCGGGATGACGGCATCGACTTCGGCTTGTGGCAATTCATTTCGCCCGCAAACCTCATCATTCCGCTCGACACGCACGTCGCCCGAATCTGCAGGTTGATCGGACTGACCAGGCGCACGTGCGCCGGCTGGCCGATGGCGGCAGAGATAACGGAAAATCTGAAGCGACTCGATCCGCACGATCCGGTTAAATACGACTTCGCCATCAGTCGGTTGGGCATCCTCGCCGAATGCCCGAAAAACCCGGTAGCGGAAAAATGCTTTACCTGCAAAATCAAGAGCGTGTGCACGAACAACGGCGTCGTCACTTGATTCCGGTGCTCGACTGAAAAAACATTCTCATTTTTCAAAGCAGCTCACAGGCGCGAGGCAACCTCTCTTGGGAAAGCGATCTACAAAGGGAAAATCCATGACGATATCATCGACGTCCGTGCGGGAAGCGCTTCAACGCATCCAGAGTACCATCTACCGAACGCCTCTGATGGAAACAAGCTCGATCAGCTCGATGACCGGACTGCATGTGCGCCTCAAACCGGAGAACCTCCAGAAGACCGGCTCGTTCAAAATCCGGGGCGCAAGCAATAAGATGTTGCTGCTCGACGGCGAGCAGAAACGCAAAGGAGTCATCGCCGCCTCAGCGGGCAATCATGCGCAAGGCGTCGCGTATGCAGCCCAGCAGGCCGGTATCGACGCCACAATTGTCATGCCGAAAGCGACTTCGCTCGCCAAAGTCGAAGGGATGCGCCGCTATCCGGCCACCCTGATTCTTGAAGGGCAAGGTTTTTATGAAGCCGCCGAGTATGCGAAATCGGTTCAGCATGAAACCGGCGCCACGTTCATTCCTGCGTTCGACGATCACGATGTGATGGCAGGGCAGGGAACCATCGGCCTCGAAATCATCGAGGAATGGCCGGACGTGGACACCGTAATAGTGGCAATCGGCGGCGGCGGCCTCATATCCGGCATCGCCACCGCCATAAAAGAGAAGAAGCCATCGGTAAAGATTGTCGGTGTCCAGGCTGCCGGCGCCGCCTCGGTGAAAGCGGCTCTTGAGCAGGGGAAGCCGGTAAAGATCTCCTCCTGCCGCACTCTTGCAGACGGCATCGCCGTAAAACAGATCGGCGAGTTGACGTTTCCGATTATCCAGCGCCTAGTCGATGAGGTAGTTACCGTCGAAGAAGACGAGATCGCCGCCGCTGTCCTTCACCTCCTGGAACGCTGCAAGATGGTCGTCGAGGGCGCAGGCGCCGTGCCGGTGGCGGCCCTCCTTTTTCATTCCGGCATCGCGAAAGGCCGGAATGTGGTTCCCGTTCTCAGCGGGGGCAACATCGATGTGAATATGCTCGGCAAGATAATAGATGGCGGGCTTGCCAAGGCGGGCCGCTTCATGACGATCGAGGTCAGTCTCGACGATGTCCCCGGCGCTCTTCACGCGCTGCTGAGCCACGTCGCCAGGCTCGAGGCGAACGTATTGACGATCGAGCATGATCGCACGTCTTCAAAGGCTCCATTCGGGAAAACGGGAGTCACGCTGCATCTCGAGACCCGCGGACTCGAGCATATTGAAGAGATCACGCGAGAGCTAAAGAATCATTACCCGATCGAAACACGCCGGTAACGCTTGCTTTTCGCTCCGTGACTGGGTTAAAATTGCGCTAGCGTCTGCATAAACTTCTCTGTCTCTTCAGCCGAAAAAGGTGCGGGTCAAAGATCCCGCTTCGACACGACGAGGAGGACACCGTGACCACTACATTCAGAAGAAAAGAAGCCGATGTCGTTGTCATTGGTTCCGGACCGGGCGGAGCGACCGTCGCCCGCCAGCTTGCTCGCGCGGGAAAAA is a window from the Candidatus Abyssobacteria bacterium SURF_5 genome containing:
- a CDS encoding serine/threonine-protein phosphatase, which produces MSPMKKVPPPVFQCREAWGGNKKIEQDIEIGDLRGFLLSRPYNASEGGDLHFLSFCEEENISKIVIADVSGHGDIVSRAASAIKGLLQKYIDELDNSRLLESINRSVRRRLFNGKFVTMVAATYRGINKELIYAYAGHPTLLQYQKAERNWQVLHAPENGGMPLGIIGNAGYFQIETRLNSGDLLLFYTDGLLNVKINSTIQISIEELLSFCRSLNADRLRPREISESLIKQITRSSSAGFTDDVTLLVLEAA
- a CDS encoding TIGR02757 family protein — encoded protein: MKLPLLKKKLDGLQSTYNKEYLSSDPIWFVHRYRDPVDREVVGLICSSLAYGNVKMIQRNLERLLAILGTRPARYVRGFSPIDRSSFSGFTHRFNTADDIVLLLWYIQQMLEIGGSIGGFFNAGCRNGQDIRQSLSHFVERVLTLDCSPVHPDGILPDGAGVRFFFPSPAGGSACKRLNLYLRWMVRRDDGIDFGLWQFISPANLIIPLDTHVARICRLIGLTRRTCAGWPMAAEITENLKRLDPHDPVKYDFAISRLGILAECPKNPVAEKCFTCKIKSVCTNNGVVT
- a CDS encoding threonine ammonia-lyase, with the translated sequence MTISSTSVREALQRIQSTIYRTPLMETSSISSMTGLHVRLKPENLQKTGSFKIRGASNKMLLLDGEQKRKGVIAASAGNHAQGVAYAAQQAGIDATIVMPKATSLAKVEGMRRYPATLILEGQGFYEAAEYAKSVQHETGATFIPAFDDHDVMAGQGTIGLEIIEEWPDVDTVIVAIGGGGLISGIATAIKEKKPSVKIVGVQAAGAASVKAALEQGKPVKISSCRTLADGIAVKQIGELTFPIIQRLVDEVVTVEEDEIAAAVLHLLERCKMVVEGAGAVPVAALLFHSGIAKGRNVVPVLSGGNIDVNMLGKIIDGGLAKAGRFMTIEVSLDDVPGALHALLSHVARLEANVLTIEHDRTSSKAPFGKTGVTLHLETRGLEHIEEITRELKNHYPIETRR